The Candidatus Omnitrophota bacterium region TGCTGGACCCCGTACCGCTAACTTCGTTGAAATCGTCGTCGACCATAACTATATCCACCTTCTCTACCCTATCCCTGCCATATATCTTCTTTATCTTATGACGCAGATAGAACGGAATATCAAGATCCTCAACGCATTGCACCACGTTACGTACAAGCCCGCAAGCCCTGTTCTGTATCTCGACCACGGCTTTTACCTGCGCCCCTTCCAGCGTGAACCTCCTGGCCATAATAAGCCCTATATCCCCGGACCCCACTATTACGACACTATTGCCGGGAAGAAGTCCCTCGATATTGATAAGTTTTTGCGCGAGCCCCGCCGAGAATATACCCGCGGGCCTTGTCCCCGGTATGTGTATCATCTCGCGCGTCCTCTCCCGGCATCCGGTGGCCATTACAAGCGCTCCTGCCTTTACTCTCTCAAGCCGCCCGGGCTTAAGATACGTGAGCACCCTATCCGCTGACAGGTCAACTGCGAACGACCTGAGGCTTACTTCGATACCGGGAGCCTTCTTCACCATCTCAATGAACCTCCCGGCGTATTCCGGACCGGTAAGCACTTCCTTGAAATATTCTATTCCGAACCCCGTATGAACGCACTGGTTAAGTATTCCGCCCAGGAACTGGTCCCGTTCGACGATAAGTATATCCTCAACGCCATGATCCCGCGCCGAAACGGCCGCGGCCATCCCCGCTGGTCCACCCCCCACTATAACAAGCTCACGTCGCGTCATCCGCCCTGTCCTTCATGACTATCCACGACCCTTCGCCGCGCTTTGTGATATCCGTCATCTTACGGCCCGTAGCTTCGGCCAATATCCTCATTATACGCGTTGTACAAAAACTCCCGTGGCATCTTCCCGCCTGGGCCCTTGTCCTGAATTTTATACCGTCAAGCGTACGAGCCCCCCGGGCAATGGCGTCCTTGATCTCCCTGGCCGATATCATCTCACATCTACATACGATATCCCCGTAAGATGGGTCCTTCCGGATAAGACCGGCGGCCGCCCTGAGCGGTATAGCGAAAAGATGGGTGGTCCTCTTCCTTTTTCCATGGAAGAAAAGCTTGCGTCTTGTTCTGAGACCGGACGAGCGCAGGATATCCCTCACCATTTCAGCGATGGCGGGAGCGGCCGTGAGCCCCGGCGACTGTATCCCGGCCACGTTCACGAATCCCGGCACGCTATCCTCATGCCGTATAATGAAATCCTTTCCAGCCACCGGCCTGACCCCGGCAAAATAGGCGATAATATCGTCCGGCTCGATGGACGGCACCATCTTCCTTACCGCGTCAACCACTTTCGCTAACCCCTCATTCGTCGTCGCCAGATCCTCCCTATCTTCCGTATCGTCGGCGGTGGGTCCTATCATAGGGTTACCATCAGCGGTCTTGATAACTAGGACACCCTTACTGGAGGGTGTCGGCAACGGAAATATGAGGTGCCGGGTAATGCCCTGCCTTTTCTTGTCCAACAGGAACTCTTCCCCCTTCCGTGGCTTTATGGATATATCCTTTATCCCGACCATAGCGGCGATACTGTCCGCGTAAAGCCCGGCGGCGTTCACGACGTATCTCGCGGGAAATTCACCACTGGTCGTATGTACCCTGAAACCGTTACTGGTCGTTCCTATACTTTCCACACATGTGCGCGCGAATATTTCCACGCCGTTACGCGCGGCGTTCTCGGCAAGGTCATATACCAGCCTGTATGGACTGATTATGGCCGCGGTCGGGGCGTAAAGGGCTTTTTTTACGTCCGGGTTCAGGTTAGGCTCGTTCTTCGCCAGCCATTTCCTGTCTACGATCTTTAACCCGGGGACCCCTAGAGATCCCGCCTCTTTTTTCAGCGCGTAAAGACGCTGGACCTCCTCATCATTGAACGCGACAATAAGCTCACCGACCTCCTTGAGGTCTACTCCCAGTTCCCGCGCGATCCTCCTCACCAGCCTGTTGCCCCGGACACAAAGGCGGCCTTTTATGGAAGAAGGATCATTCTGCGTACCGGGGTGTATTATCCCGCTATTGGACTTTGACACACCGAACCCGAGTTCTTCCTCTTTTTCCAGCAAAGCTATGGAAAGTCGGTATTTCGACATTTCACGGGCAATGGCAGCCCCGGATACTCCTCCACCTATTATAACAAGATCGTATTCTTTCATTTCGTAAGCGTCCTTCCGACCGCGCCTTTCCATTCCTTATAGAGCGTTCCGGCCTTCGCCTTGCCCATAGCAGGCGTGAACACCCGGTCCTCCCTCCAGAATTTCCTGATCTCATCCGCGTTCTTCCAATACCCCACCGCGAGACCCGCCAGGTATGCCGCTCCGGCAGATGTCGTCTCAATGATACGTGGACGTACCACTTTCGTACCGGTTATATCCGCTTGGAACTGGCACAGGAACGAATTGGCCGCGGCGCCTCCGTCGACCTTGAGCTCTTTTATCTTTATCCCGGAATCTTTCCGCATGGCGTCAAGGACGTCACGGGTCTGGTAACATATGGCCTCGATCGCGGCCCTGGCGATATGCGCTCCGGTCGTCCCCCTTGTTATCCCGTATATGGCCCCGCGGGCGTC contains the following coding sequences:
- a CDS encoding FAD-dependent oxidoreductase, with product MTRRELVIVGGGPAGMAAAVSARDHGVEDILIVERDQFLGGILNQCVHTGFGIEYFKEVLTGPEYAGRFIEMVKKAPGIEVSLRSFAVDLSADRVLTYLKPGRLERVKAGALVMATGCRERTREMIHIPGTRPAGIFSAGLAQKLINIEGLLPGNSVVIVGSGDIGLIMARRFTLEGAQVKAVVEIQNRACGLVRNVVQCVEDLDIPFYLRHKIKKIYGRDRVEKVDIVMVDDDFNEVSGTGSSIECDTLLVSVGLIPENELIEMAGVKIDRRTNTPVSDGRGKTSIPGVFVCGNSSKVYDIVDRVTHDSVEVGRVAAEFLKRRI
- a CDS encoding NAD(P)/FAD-dependent oxidoreductase; translated protein: MKEYDLVIIGGGVSGAAIAREMSKYRLSIALLEKEEELGFGVSKSNSGIIHPGTQNDPSSIKGRLCVRGNRLVRRIARELGVDLKEVGELIVAFNDEEVQRLYALKKEAGSLGVPGLKIVDRKWLAKNEPNLNPDVKKALYAPTAAIISPYRLVYDLAENAARNGVEIFARTCVESIGTTSNGFRVHTTSGEFPARYVVNAAGLYADSIAAMVGIKDISIKPRKGEEFLLDKKRQGITRHLIFPLPTPSSKGVLVIKTADGNPMIGPTADDTEDREDLATTNEGLAKVVDAVRKMVPSIEPDDIIAYFAGVRPVAGKDFIIRHEDSVPGFVNVAGIQSPGLTAAPAIAEMVRDILRSSGLRTRRKLFFHGKRKRTTHLFAIPLRAAAGLIRKDPSYGDIVCRCEMISAREIKDAIARGARTLDGIKFRTRAQAGRCHGSFCTTRIMRILAEATGRKMTDITKRGEGSWIVMKDRADDAT